In Sphingomonas phyllosphaerae, one DNA window encodes the following:
- a CDS encoding error-prone DNA polymerase translates to MTYSELQVATHFCFLRGVSSCEELFTTASEMRLPALGITDRNSVAGIVRALVAAEQTSSQGNPVRMVAGCRLDLVTGASLLVWPQDLAAWSRLTRLLTIGKARARPQHGEKGRCFLHWEDVAAHAAGLVAALVPGADGAEEGELRWMADLFGAGSGDARGHVCLTQQRRPDDARRLYEAAVAARRYGLAPLATGDVLYHHPDKRMIQDVVTAIREKTTIDALGLRRERSADRCLHPPHEMERRFVRFPDALAAVEALVERCTFSPRDLRDQYLYPEEKVMSGQTPQQALEKLATRALDRRFDGAVPQDYRDLLAKELGLVAKLNYAAYFLTVHSIVEYARSQDILCQGRGSAANSVICFVLGITSIDPIVHQLLFERFLSENRAEPPDIDIDFEHERREEVIQWIYDTYGHDHAALTAVVSRFRARGAVREVGKVLGLPEDMTAALAGQVWGWSEEGVADRHVDALNLDRGDPRLALTLELARELIGTPRHLSQHPGGFVLTRDRLDALVPIEPAAMADRRVIEWEKEDVEEAGMMKVDILGLGMLGCMRRAFDLLARHKNVNLTLDHPDLQTDDPATFKMIQKADTLGVFQIESRAQMAMLPRMLPVNFYDIAIQVAIVRPGPIQGDMVHPYLKRREQKRRNPAIEFDYPSPELKAVLGKTYGVPLFQEQAMKVAIEGAGFTPARADELRKAMATFKYTQGVGQFKTELIEGMAKKGIGPDFAERLVKQIEGFGSYGFPESHAASFAKIAYASSWMKCHHPDVFCCALLNAQPMGFYAPAQIVRDAREHGVVIRPVCVVDSDWDTRLVDEGDTARLPLRLGMKIVHGVSMIDVARIIAARAEAPFRSVEDLWRRSGVPLATLEKLAKADGFHALGLDRRQALWAIRGLGETPLPLLEAAERREPPVSLVPLTAGREVVEDYRATQLTLREHPLFFLRDRLADQRVIPCAQLRETRDGRRVEVAGIILVRQKPGSAKGVLFITIEDETGVANIILWPDRFEAQRTVVMSSAMISVTGVVQREGEVIHVIADRIHDRTAMLRTVGDIDLPRLTSRGDGATHPGSPDRGDPGWKTRVRSDYHPPFRNGCDPEDVIPIRSHDFH, encoded by the coding sequence ATGACCTATTCCGAACTTCAGGTCGCGACGCACTTCTGCTTTCTGCGCGGCGTGTCGTCGTGCGAGGAATTGTTCACCACCGCCTCGGAAATGCGCCTCCCCGCGCTCGGCATCACCGATCGCAATTCGGTCGCCGGGATCGTCCGCGCCTTGGTCGCCGCCGAACAGACCTCGTCGCAGGGCAATCCCGTGCGGATGGTCGCCGGCTGTCGGCTCGATCTCGTCACCGGCGCGTCACTGCTCGTCTGGCCGCAGGACCTCGCCGCCTGGAGCCGCCTCACCCGCTTGCTGACGATCGGCAAGGCGCGCGCCCGCCCGCAGCATGGCGAGAAAGGCCGCTGCTTCCTGCACTGGGAGGATGTCGCCGCGCACGCCGCCGGGCTGGTCGCCGCGCTCGTCCCTGGCGCGGACGGGGCCGAGGAGGGCGAATTGCGCTGGATGGCCGATCTGTTCGGCGCCGGCTCGGGCGACGCGCGCGGCCATGTCTGCCTGACGCAGCAGCGCCGCCCCGACGATGCGCGCCGCCTGTACGAGGCCGCCGTCGCCGCACGCCGCTACGGCCTCGCCCCGCTCGCGACCGGCGACGTGCTCTACCACCATCCCGACAAGCGCATGATCCAGGACGTCGTCACCGCGATCCGCGAGAAGACCACGATCGACGCGCTCGGGCTGCGCCGCGAACGCTCCGCCGACCGCTGCCTCCACCCGCCGCACGAGATGGAACGCCGCTTCGTGCGCTTCCCCGACGCGCTCGCCGCGGTGGAGGCCCTCGTCGAGCGCTGCACCTTCTCACCCCGCGACCTGCGCGACCAGTATCTCTATCCCGAAGAGAAAGTGATGAGCGGGCAGACCCCGCAACAGGCGCTGGAAAAGCTCGCCACCCGCGCGCTCGACCGGCGCTTCGACGGCGCGGTCCCGCAGGACTATCGCGACCTGCTCGCCAAGGAACTCGGGCTCGTCGCGAAACTCAACTACGCCGCCTATTTCCTCACCGTCCATTCGATCGTCGAATATGCGCGCAGCCAGGACATCTTGTGTCAGGGGCGCGGGTCGGCGGCCAATTCGGTGATCTGCTTCGTGCTCGGCATCACCTCGATCGACCCGATCGTCCACCAGTTATTGTTCGAGCGTTTCCTGTCCGAGAACCGCGCCGAGCCGCCCGATATCGACATCGATTTCGAGCACGAACGCCGCGAGGAAGTGATCCAGTGGATCTACGACACCTACGGCCATGACCATGCCGCGCTGACCGCGGTGGTCAGCCGCTTCCGCGCGCGCGGTGCGGTGCGCGAGGTCGGCAAGGTGCTCGGCCTGCCCGAGGACATGACCGCCGCGCTCGCCGGGCAGGTGTGGGGCTGGTCGGAGGAAGGCGTTGCCGACCGCCATGTCGATGCGCTCAACCTCGATCGCGGCGACCCGCGGCTCGCGCTCACGCTCGAACTGGCGCGCGAACTGATCGGCACCCCGCGCCACTTGTCGCAGCATCCCGGCGGCTTCGTGCTCACCCGCGACCGGCTCGACGCGCTCGTCCCGATCGAGCCCGCCGCGATGGCCGATCGTCGCGTGATCGAATGGGAAAAGGAGGATGTCGAGGAAGCCGGCATGATGAAGGTCGACATCCTCGGGCTCGGGATGCTCGGCTGTATGCGCCGCGCCTTCGACCTGCTCGCGCGCCACAAGAATGTAAATCTGACGCTCGACCATCCCGATCTTCAGACCGACGACCCCGCGACATTCAAGATGATCCAGAAGGCCGATACGCTCGGCGTCTTCCAGATCGAGAGCCGCGCGCAGATGGCGATGCTGCCGCGGATGCTGCCGGTCAATTTCTACGACATCGCCATCCAGGTTGCGATCGTCCGCCCCGGCCCGATCCAGGGTGACATGGTCCACCCCTATCTGAAGCGCCGCGAACAGAAACGCCGCAACCCCGCGATCGAGTTCGACTATCCGTCACCTGAACTGAAGGCGGTGTTGGGCAAGACGTACGGCGTCCCGCTATTCCAGGAACAGGCGATGAAAGTCGCGATCGAGGGTGCGGGCTTCACGCCCGCGCGCGCCGACGAATTGCGCAAGGCGATGGCGACCTTCAAATACACGCAGGGCGTCGGGCAGTTCAAAACCGAGCTGATCGAGGGCATGGCGAAGAAGGGCATCGGCCCCGATTTCGCCGAGCGGCTGGTCAAGCAGATCGAGGGGTTCGGCTCCTACGGCTTCCCCGAAAGCCACGCCGCCTCCTTCGCCAAGATCGCCTATGCGTCGAGCTGGATGAAATGCCATCACCCGGACGTGTTCTGCTGCGCGCTGCTCAATGCGCAGCCGATGGGCTTCTACGCCCCCGCGCAGATCGTCCGCGACGCGCGCGAACATGGCGTAGTGATCCGCCCGGTGTGCGTCGTTGACAGCGACTGGGACACGCGGCTGGTCGACGAGGGCGACACCGCGAGGCTGCCGCTGCGATTGGGGATGAAGATCGTCCACGGCGTGTCGATGATCGACGTGGCGCGGATCATCGCCGCGCGCGCCGAGGCACCGTTCCGCTCGGTCGAGGATCTGTGGCGCCGCTCGGGCGTGCCGCTCGCGACGCTGGAGAAGCTCGCCAAGGCCGATGGCTTCCACGCGCTCGGGCTCGACCGGCGACAGGCGTTATGGGCGATCCGCGGGCTGGGCGAGACGCCGCTGCCGCTGCTGGAGGCGGCCGAGCGCCGCGAACCGCCGGTCAGTCTGGTGCCGCTCACCGCCGGGCGCGAGGTGGTCGAGGATTATCGCGCCACCCAGCTCACCCTGCGCGAACATCCGCTGTTCTTCCTGCGCGACCGGCTTGCCGACCAGCGCGTGATCCCGTGCGCGCAGCTTCGGGAAACGCGCGACGGCCGGCGCGTGGAGGTGGCGGGGATCATCCTCGTCCGCCAGAAGCCGGGCTCGGCGAAGGGCGTGCTGTTCATCACCATCGAGGATGAAACCGGGGTCGCCAATATCATTTTGTGGCCCGACCGGTTCGAGGCGCAGCGCACCGTCGTGATGTCCTCAGCGATGATCAGCGTCACCGGCGTCGTCCAGCGCGAAGGCGAGGTGATCCACGTCATCGCCGATCGCATCCACGATCGCACCGCGATGCTGCGCACGGTCGGCGATATC
- a CDS encoding DNA polymerase Y family protein, with the protein MRRVASLYLPSWSIDRLRRIEHRAARSAEADGRAAFDALGGDAAAERAQQCSVPRGGGWRPGARWARTDPGSGLADTRDQVESAVASLPAHRRPAQRELGRTSEAAATPFRELSRRTEAAEPLFRPGTRGWRNEDLQAAVEALPAHRRPSLQELSRKTELVDHPFRPLPPDEAGALHRMGRMPPVLGPGEDVVVRRAMKAPRRSARDGHGGEAGHVAPPNLAQSLKQLAAMPAVHFPGEGPHPDNHGKSVPTAPSYGHGRFFQTGRTLATMVARVCDDEEAGPLPAPVDEPPLVTVQRSGARVEIAAANEAARALGIGPGTALTMARAQVPGLDVREAEPARDAADLAALATLLARRWAPTVAVSDSDGLFVDLTGVAHLHGGEARFCRRLLRLLARYGIAARVAVADTPGAAWAQARFGARDAVQIVPPAGQSAALAQLPVAALRLDAPALELLARLGIEAIGQLTALPRAPLVRRFGRAIADRIDQALGQLPEPFEPIVPPTRIAVEQRFVEPIATPDAIEHWLRELMQRLAVALAKAGQGARAVEMIAARVDGVPQILRLGFARPTRDAAHMLRLTLRRIEEIEPGYGIDGIALIVRRADPLGAETLAPALADDAAPDLAPLIDALINRIGAGRLWRVAPVESDVPERSWMRTAPLDPPHRETQKLRPDDVRHLDARSPDHPWHPRWPRPVLLLRRPERIDHVLAELPDQPPKRFTWRGATHRIVHAEGPERVAGEWWRRAPERMAVRDYYRVEDETGQRFWLFRRGDGLRNETGDLSWFLHGFGS; encoded by the coding sequence ATGAGACGGGTCGCCTCGCTCTACCTGCCCAGTTGGTCGATCGACCGGCTGCGGCGGATCGAGCACCGCGCCGCGCGGTCGGCTGAGGCCGACGGCCGCGCCGCCTTCGACGCGCTGGGCGGCGACGCCGCCGCCGAGCGCGCGCAGCAATGCTCCGTACCGCGTGGCGGCGGCTGGCGTCCCGGCGCGCGCTGGGCGCGCACCGACCCCGGCAGCGGGCTCGCCGACACGCGCGACCAGGTCGAGAGCGCGGTCGCCAGCCTGCCCGCGCACCGCCGCCCCGCGCAGCGCGAACTCGGCCGCACCAGCGAGGCCGCCGCCACCCCGTTCCGCGAACTGTCGCGCCGCACCGAGGCCGCCGAGCCGCTGTTCCGCCCCGGCACGCGCGGCTGGCGCAACGAGGACCTGCAAGCCGCGGTCGAGGCGCTGCCCGCGCATCGCCGCCCGTCGCTGCAGGAATTGTCGCGCAAGACCGAGCTGGTCGACCACCCGTTCCGCCCGCTGCCGCCCGACGAAGCGGGCGCGCTGCACCGCATGGGCCGGATGCCCCCGGTGCTCGGCCCCGGCGAAGATGTCGTCGTCCGCCGCGCCATGAAGGCGCCGCGCCGCAGCGCGCGCGACGGGCATGGCGGCGAGGCCGGGCATGTCGCCCCGCCCAATCTCGCCCAAAGTCTCAAACAGCTGGCCGCGATGCCCGCGGTGCACTTCCCCGGCGAGGGGCCACACCCCGACAATCACGGCAAGAGCGTACCGACCGCGCCCAGCTACGGCCACGGCCGCTTCTTCCAGACCGGCCGCACGCTGGCGACGATGGTCGCACGCGTCTGCGACGACGAAGAAGCGGGTCCCCTGCCCGCACCCGTCGACGAACCGCCGCTGGTAACGGTGCAGCGCAGCGGCGCGCGCGTCGAGATCGCCGCCGCCAATGAAGCGGCGCGCGCGCTCGGCATCGGCCCCGGCACCGCGCTGACCATGGCACGCGCGCAGGTGCCGGGACTCGACGTGCGCGAGGCCGAGCCCGCGCGCGACGCCGCCGATCTCGCCGCGCTCGCCACCTTGCTCGCGCGCCGCTGGGCACCGACCGTCGCGGTGTCGGACTCCGACGGGCTGTTCGTCGACCTGACCGGGGTCGCGCATCTCCATGGCGGCGAGGCGCGCTTCTGCCGCCGGCTGCTGCGGCTGCTCGCGCGCTACGGCATCGCGGCGCGCGTCGCGGTCGCCGACACGCCGGGCGCGGCCTGGGCGCAGGCGCGGTTCGGCGCACGCGACGCCGTGCAGATCGTTCCACCCGCTGGGCAAAGCGCCGCGCTGGCACAGCTGCCGGTCGCGGCGCTGCGGCTCGACGCGCCCGCGCTGGAACTGCTCGCGCGGCTCGGGATCGAGGCGATCGGCCAGCTCACCGCCCTACCCCGCGCGCCGCTCGTCCGCCGCTTCGGTCGTGCGATCGCCGACCGCATCGATCAGGCGCTCGGCCAGCTGCCCGAACCGTTCGAGCCGATCGTCCCGCCGACGCGCATCGCGGTCGAGCAGCGTTTCGTCGAGCCGATCGCCACCCCCGACGCGATCGAACATTGGCTGCGCGAACTGATGCAGCGGCTCGCGGTCGCACTGGCCAAGGCCGGTCAGGGCGCGCGCGCGGTCGAGATGATCGCCGCGCGCGTCGACGGCGTGCCGCAGATCCTGCGGCTCGGTTTCGCGCGCCCGACCCGCGACGCCGCGCACATGCTGCGGCTGACGCTGCGCCGCATCGAGGAGATCGAACCCGGTTACGGCATCGACGGCATCGCGCTGATCGTGCGCCGCGCCGACCCGCTTGGTGCGGAGACGCTCGCCCCCGCGCTCGCCGACGATGCCGCGCCCGATCTCGCGCCGCTGATCGACGCGCTCATCAACCGCATCGGCGCGGGCCGGCTATGGCGCGTCGCCCCGGTCGAGAGCGACGTCCCCGAACGCTCGTGGATGCGCACCGCGCCGCTCGATCCGCCACACCGCGAGACACAGAAACTGCGCCCCGACGACGTCCGCCACCTCGACGCGCGCAGCCCCGACCATCCGTGGCACCCGCGCTGGCCACGCCCGGTGCTGCTGCTGCGCCGCCCGGAGCGGATCGACCACGTCCTCGCCGAACTCCCCGACCAGCCGCCGAAGCGCTTCACGTGGCGCGGCGCCACGCACCGCATCGTCCATGCCGAAGGCCCGGAGCGCGTCGCGGGCGAATGGTGGCGGCGCGCGCCCGAGCGGATGGCGGTCCGCGACTATTACCGTGTCGAGGACGAGACCGGGCAACGCTTCTGGCTGTTCCGCCGCGGCGACGGACTGCGCAACGAAACCGGTGACCTCAGCTGGTTCCTGCATGGGTTCGGCAGTTGA
- a CDS encoding protein ImuA, translating to MTGEARDRPVLPFGIAALDTRLADHGLRTDALHEVSSRGAGWGDDAAAVLFAAGIAARTHGEVLWVVRSRDLFAPGLFQAGLAPSRVVYAEARDDAELLALVEEGLRHRGLGAVVGEAKRVQMAQARRLQLAAEGGGTPALLLRRPTRDGTDPITAPSAAVTRWRVAHAPSSQVPWGGLGRACWHVECVRQRGGDPFELLVEGSDETGRLALPAQLVDRPAAADRAPRRAVG from the coding sequence ATCACCGGCGAGGCGCGCGACCGGCCCGTGCTGCCGTTCGGAATCGCCGCGCTCGACACGCGTCTCGCCGACCACGGCCTGCGGACCGACGCGCTCCACGAAGTATCGTCGCGCGGCGCTGGCTGGGGCGACGATGCCGCCGCGGTGCTGTTCGCCGCCGGGATCGCCGCGCGCACGCACGGTGAGGTCCTGTGGGTCGTCCGCTCGCGCGACCTGTTCGCGCCGGGGCTGTTCCAGGCCGGGCTCGCGCCGTCGCGCGTCGTCTATGCCGAGGCGCGCGACGACGCCGAATTGCTCGCGCTGGTCGAGGAAGGACTGCGCCACCGCGGGCTCGGCGCGGTGGTCGGCGAGGCGAAGCGCGTCCAGATGGCGCAGGCACGCCGGCTGCAACTCGCCGCAGAGGGGGGCGGCACCCCCGCGCTGCTGCTGCGCCGCCCGACCCGCGACGGCACCGATCCGATCACCGCGCCATCCGCGGCGGTGACGCGCTGGCGTGTCGCGCACGCGCCGTCGTCGCAGGTGCCGTGGGGCGGGCTGGGCCGCGCGTGCTGGCACGTCGAATGCGTGCGCCAGCGCGGCGGCGATCCGTTCGAACTCTTGGTGGAGGGCTCCGATGAGACGGGTCGCCTCGCTCTACCTGCCCAGTTGGTCGATCGACCGGCTGCGGCGGATCGAGCACCGCGCCGCGCGGTCGGCTGA
- a CDS encoding protein ImuA — protein MPESSVLSSLRETLRALPGDGHSRRRVMPFGVPDIDSRLTDGGLRLDALHELAAATPSLRDDAAATLFVAGIAARAWGPILWVVRRRDLFAPALAQSGLLSKRVIHAEADDDAGVLAMMEEGLRHPALGAVIGEVRRAAPAATKRVHVAATRGRTIALLLKRPAREGGDPFAVSSLAATRWRIGSVPMVGTARPRWEVTLARQNDGAPFAATAIACDDTGRLAPVVTRREQRRAVSEILRVTPSAEEQAEAA, from the coding sequence GTGCCCGAGTCGAGCGTCCTTTCCTCCCTGCGCGAGACGCTGCGCGCCTTGCCGGGCGACGGGCACAGCCGGCGGCGGGTGATGCCGTTCGGGGTGCCGGATATCGATTCGCGGCTGACCGACGGCGGGCTGCGGCTCGATGCGTTGCACGAGCTCGCGGCGGCGACGCCGTCGCTGCGCGACGATGCGGCGGCGACCTTGTTCGTCGCGGGCATCGCGGCGCGGGCATGGGGACCGATCCTGTGGGTGGTGCGACGCCGCGACCTGTTCGCCCCGGCGCTAGCACAATCCGGCTTGCTGTCGAAGCGCGTGATTCATGCCGAGGCCGATGACGATGCCGGCGTGCTGGCGATGATGGAGGAAGGCCTGCGCCATCCCGCGCTCGGCGCGGTGATCGGCGAGGTCCGCCGCGCCGCGCCGGCCGCGACGAAGCGCGTGCATGTGGCCGCGACGCGCGGACGCACCATCGCGCTGCTGCTCAAGCGCCCGGCCCGCGAAGGCGGCGATCCGTTCGCGGTGTCGTCTTTGGCGGCGACGCGCTGGCGGATCGGGTCCGTGCCGATGGTCGGCACGGCGCGCCCGCGCTGGGAAGTGACGCTCGCCCGGCAAAACGACGGCGCACCGTTCGCGGCGACCGCGATCGCGTGCGACGACACCGGGCGCCTCGCGCCGGTGGTCACGCGCCGCGAGCAGCGACGGGCGGTGAGCGAAATCTTGCGGGTGACGCCCTCGGCGGAGGAACAGGCGGAGGCGGCCTAG
- a CDS encoding 3-methyl-2-oxobutanoate dehydrogenase (2-methylpropanoyl-transferring) subunit alpha, producing MGEEPGIVHPRGNLPPLSLHVPEPKFRPGDAVDFADVAIPPAGAARRPDTADAARDFTDLAYSMVRVLDENHQAVGAWNPRLSPDTLRRMLRHMATVRAFDERMFRAQRQGKTSFYMKSLGEEAVAVAAAHALDAEDMCFPSYRQQGLLIARGCPMVDMMNQIYSNTGDKLQGKQLPIMYSEKRFGFFSISGNLTTQYPQAVGWAMASASKSDTRIAATWCGEGSTAEGDFHSALTFATVYRAPVIFNVVNNQWAISSFSGFAGAEATTFAARAVGYGIAGLRVDGNDALAVYAATAWAAERARTNGGPTLIEHFTYRTEGHSTSDDPTQYRSAGEPNAWPLGDPIRRLKDHLVVIGEWDEARQADMDREVAEEVKAAQKEAEKNGVLGHGLRQPLDSLFDGVFEEMPWHLREQRQMMIDEETASGRPWDRK from the coding sequence GTGGGCGAAGAACCCGGCATCGTGCACCCGCGCGGCAATCTGCCGCCGCTGTCGCTGCATGTCCCCGAACCCAAATTCCGGCCCGGCGATGCGGTCGACTTCGCCGATGTCGCGATCCCGCCCGCCGGCGCCGCCCGCCGCCCCGATACCGCCGACGCCGCACGCGATTTCACCGATCTCGCTTATTCGATGGTGCGCGTCCTCGACGAGAATCATCAGGCGGTCGGCGCGTGGAATCCGCGGCTCTCGCCCGACACGCTGCGGCGGATGCTGCGCCACATGGCGACGGTCCGCGCGTTCGACGAGCGGATGTTCCGCGCGCAGCGGCAGGGCAAGACCAGCTTCTACATGAAATCGCTTGGCGAGGAGGCGGTGGCGGTCGCCGCGGCGCACGCGCTGGATGCCGAGGACATGTGCTTCCCCTCCTATCGCCAGCAGGGGCTGTTGATCGCGCGCGGCTGCCCGATGGTCGACATGATGAACCAGATCTATTCGAACACCGGCGACAAGCTGCAGGGCAAGCAGTTGCCGATCATGTATTCGGAGAAGCGCTTCGGCTTCTTCTCGATCTCGGGCAATCTGACGACGCAATATCCACAGGCGGTCGGCTGGGCGATGGCCTCGGCGTCGAAGAGCGATACGCGCATCGCGGCGACCTGGTGCGGGGAGGGCTCGACCGCGGAGGGCGACTTCCATTCCGCGCTGACCTTCGCGACCGTCTATCGCGCGCCGGTGATCTTCAACGTCGTCAACAATCAATGGGCGATCAGCAGCTTCTCGGGCTTCGCCGGCGCGGAGGCAACGACCTTCGCTGCGCGCGCGGTCGGCTATGGGATCGCCGGCCTGCGCGTCGACGGCAATGACGCGCTGGCGGTCTATGCCGCGACCGCCTGGGCCGCGGAGCGCGCGCGCACCAATGGCGGGCCGACGCTGATCGAGCATTTCACCTATCGCACCGAGGGTCATTCGACCTCCGACGATCCGACGCAATATCGCTCGGCCGGCGAGCCCAATGCGTGGCCGCTCGGCGATCCGATCCGGCGGTTGAAGGATCATCTGGTCGTGATCGGCGAGTGGGACGAGGCGCGGCAGGCCGACATGGACCGTGAGGTCGCCGAGGAGGTGAAGGCGGCGCAGAAGGAGGCCGAGAAGAATGGCGTGCTCGGGCATGGCTTGCGCCAGCCGCTCGACTCGCTGTTCGACGGCGTGTTCGAGGAGATGCCGTGGCACCTGCGCGAGCAGCGCCAGATGATGATCGACGAGGAAACCGCGAGCGGGCGGCCATGGGACCGCAAGTGA
- a CDS encoding alpha-ketoacid dehydrogenase subunit beta, with protein sequence MNMIQAINSAMDVTMARDPAIVVMGEDVGYFGGVFRATAGLQKKYGKTRVFDTPITECGIIGVAVGMSAYGLRPVPEIQFADYIYPALDQLVSEAARLRYRSGGEFTAPLTVRSPFGGGIFGGQTHSQSPEGIFTHVSGVKTVIPSTPYDAKGLLIAAIEDNDPVIFFEPKRIYNGPFNGHWDRPAENWSKHPGGEVPTGYYKIPLGKANVVRAGEAVTMLAYGTMVHVCAQVVADTGVDAEIVDLRTLVPLDIATIEASVRKTGRCMIVHEATRTSGFGAELAALVQERCFYHLEAPVERVTGFDTPYPHSLEWAYFPGPVRIGQALKKILKD encoded by the coding sequence ATGAACATGATCCAGGCGATCAATTCCGCGATGGACGTGACGATGGCGCGCGATCCGGCGATCGTCGTCATGGGCGAGGATGTCGGCTATTTCGGCGGCGTGTTCCGTGCGACCGCGGGGCTGCAGAAGAAATACGGCAAGACCCGCGTCTTCGACACGCCGATCACCGAATGCGGCATCATCGGCGTCGCGGTCGGGATGAGCGCCTATGGCCTGCGCCCGGTGCCGGAAATCCAGTTCGCCGATTACATCTATCCCGCGCTCGACCAATTGGTCAGTGAGGCGGCACGGCTGCGCTATCGCTCGGGCGGCGAGTTCACCGCGCCGTTGACGGTGCGCTCGCCGTTCGGCGGCGGGATCTTCGGCGGGCAGACGCATTCGCAGTCGCCTGAGGGAATTTTCACGCACGTCTCGGGGGTGAAGACGGTCATTCCGTCGACGCCCTACGACGCCAAGGGGCTGTTGATCGCGGCGATCGAGGACAATGATCCGGTGATCTTCTTCGAGCCGAAGCGCATCTACAACGGCCCGTTCAACGGCCACTGGGATCGCCCGGCGGAGAATTGGTCGAAGCATCCCGGCGGGGAGGTGCCGACCGGGTACTACAAGATCCCGCTCGGCAAGGCGAACGTGGTGCGCGCGGGCGAGGCGGTGACGATGCTCGCTTATGGCACGATGGTGCACGTCTGCGCGCAGGTGGTGGCCGACACCGGCGTCGATGCCGAGATCGTCGACCTGCGCACGCTCGTTCCGCTCGACATCGCGACGATCGAGGCGAGCGTGCGAAAGACCGGGCGCTGCATGATCGTCCATGAGGCGACGCGCACCAGCGGCTTCGGTGCGGAGCTGGCGGCGTTGGTGCAGGAGCGGTGCTTCTACCACCTCGAGGCGCCGGTCGAGCGCGTCACCGGCTTCGACACGCCGTATCCGCACAGCCTGGAATGGGCCTATTTCCCCGGACCGGTGCGGATCGGGCAGGCGCTCAAGAAAATCCTGAAGGACTAA
- a CDS encoding dihydrolipoamide acetyltransferase family protein yields MARFTFKLPDIGEGISEAEIVAWHVAVGDRVEEDQSLADMMTDKATVEMESPVAGVVVEIAGAVGDQVSIGAPLVVIETEGEGEVASPAAEPETLEAENPGVEEAQPQALSPSGRGLGEGQEPRRDVGLGETPAPHPDPLPKGERESVAPSPSDTAQTPVLASPAVRARAKDLNVDLSAIRVPEGERIRHADLDAYLRYNAGQGYHAPHAPRARDDEQVRVIGMRRRIAENMAAAKRHIPHFTYVDEIDVTALEDMRADLNAHRGERPKLTLLPLLIVAMCRTLPDFPMLNARYDDEAGVVTRAGRVHVGMATQTDAGLTVPVIRDAQDRNVWQLATEIARLAAAARANKLTPQELGGGTITVTSLGPLGGIATTPVINRPEVAIIGPNKIVERPVFRGDDIVRAKLMNLSISCDHRVVDGWDAASYVQALKTYLETPVLLFAD; encoded by the coding sequence ATGGCGCGTTTCACCTTCAAGCTGCCGGACATCGGCGAGGGCATTTCCGAGGCGGAGATCGTCGCGTGGCACGTTGCGGTCGGCGACCGGGTCGAGGAAGACCAGAGCCTCGCCGACATGATGACCGACAAGGCGACGGTCGAGATGGAGTCACCGGTGGCGGGCGTGGTGGTCGAGATCGCGGGGGCGGTCGGCGATCAGGTGTCGATCGGCGCGCCGCTGGTGGTGATCGAGACCGAGGGCGAGGGAGAGGTCGCTTCTCCCGCCGCGGAGCCGGAGACGCTGGAGGCGGAGAATCCCGGTGTTGAGGAAGCGCAACCGCAAGCCCTCTCCCCTTCGGGGAGAGGGTTGGGTGAGGGGCAGGAGCCTCGCAGAGATGTCGGTCTCGGTGAGACCCCGGCCCCTCACCCCGACCCTCTCCCCAAGGGGGAGAGGGAGTCTGTTGCACCCAGCCCATCGGACACCGCCCAGACGCCCGTCCTCGCCTCCCCGGCGGTCCGCGCCCGCGCCAAGGACCTGAACGTCGATCTGTCCGCGATCCGCGTGCCCGAGGGCGAGCGTATCCGGCACGCCGATCTCGATGCCTATCTCCGCTACAACGCCGGGCAGGGCTATCACGCGCCGCACGCCCCGCGCGCGCGCGACGACGAGCAGGTGCGCGTCATCGGGATGCGGCGGCGCATCGCCGAGAACATGGCGGCGGCGAAGCGCCACATCCCGCACTTCACCTATGTCGACGAGATCGACGTCACCGCGCTGGAGGACATGCGCGCCGACCTCAACGCGCATCGCGGCGAGCGGCCCAAGCTGACGCTGCTGCCGCTGCTGATCGTCGCGATGTGCCGGACCTTGCCCGACTTCCCGATGCTCAATGCGCGGTACGACGACGAGGCGGGGGTGGTGACGCGTGCCGGGCGCGTGCATGTCGGGATGGCGACGCAGACCGATGCCGGGCTGACCGTGCCCGTGATCCGCGACGCGCAGGACCGCAACGTCTGGCAGCTCGCGACCGAGATCGCGCGGCTGGCGGCGGCGGCGCGCGCCAACAAGCTGACACCGCAGGAACTGGGCGGTGGAACGATCACCGTCACCTCGCTCGGACCGCTTGGCGGGATCGCGACGACGCCGGTCATCAACCGGCCCGAGGTGGCGATCATCGGGCCCAACAAGATCGTCGAGCGCCCGGTCTTCCGGGGCGATGACATCGTGCGCGCCAAGCTGATGAACCTGTCGATCAGCTGCGATCACCGCGTCGTCGATGGCTGGGACGCGGCAAGCTATGTGCAGGCGCTGAAAACGTATCTCGAGACGCCGGTGCTGCTGTTCGCGGATTGA